From Gossypium raimondii isolate GPD5lz chromosome 11, ASM2569854v1, whole genome shotgun sequence:
ttccTTTTTTCTGGTTTTTAGTGTTTCGTTTTACTAATACTCTCTTTACCTGCAACAAGATAATATTGTTAATAAACGCCGAGTTTTATTTTAAGACCAACCGCCACGCCTCCTTTTTTTGTGGTGGTCCTAAGCCGACTGAAACTCTAAACGCAGCGTTTGGAGGTGGGTCTTTTGTTGCTATTGGTCCAGTatgggtttgggttttgggtCTCGTTATTGGCCCACCATTTATACCGGttattcaaaatgaatttaCTACCCATTAGCTCCAACTTTATTTTCGATTCGGTTTGAGTTCGGCTTCGGGTTCAACTATGATTTTTTAACtctattttcttcatttttatttttattttttatatttatatttacattatttattattatgatgtgattaattgaatttgtattatctagtaattgaatttcaaatcagtttaaaaaatacaacaaaataaatattatttgaaggtatttatatcttttacattttgataaatttaaaaaattacgtAAATATGATGGGAATCATGAGATTTGAACTGAAAACATCGTAATCTTTCCTAGTTTAATTTCaccaattcaataaaaaaacacattCGGTTTTTTCACTGTTTTCATAATGAAACCAATTATCTCGAGAATTAACTGGGGTATTGGTTGACTCGCAAACCGATTGAACTGACAGTTGGCCCAGTTAAACatgttttctctattttttaaaattatatatatatatatatattatgatttttgatcTATTGATTGGACTAAGAATAGATGGTTTGGTTGGTTCAACCATCGGTCTACTACcaattcattatattttttaccCGTGTCGTAATTTTgtgttcaaaaattaaattattttttcgaaCACTTTGTATTGAGTTAGATTTGAATAAAACTCCAATTCAAGagcttattaatatttaatgcaATTTTTTAATAGGAAATGAGATCACACCgttttaatctttattaaatACGTGTTTAACAAAAGTTTTAACTCGATTCAAATATTTGATAGATAGTAAATTCaaaggttaaaataaatattgaaactgAATTGAGATgataatacttaaaattaataaaaaaccctaaaatccctaattaaatttccattctcttaaatattagaattttgatGATagttttataacataaaaacagtaaatgataatgattatgataattatttgtctaataattttaaatagcAAACAAGTAAATGAAGACAAATGAGACTAGGTCAGGCAATGGGTGACTTGAACAGGGGCTTCAATTTTTATTCTCATggatatttttactataaataaaatatttattgttctagaaaatattagaagtaaaatatttgaaaataatttatatattagtgAGTACGAGGAGTCACTTGACCAATGGTTTGAAGAAGTCGGGGTTAAGTTTGAATAAAGTATAAACGATGATTAAAGTTATTCATAGATTGAACtacaatttgatttaaaataattttcaaactcGTTTTATTATTCAcaatattaatgaaaaataaaaatataattttataattatttaattatttaaatcaaattaaactaaattgatttagacatgaaattattatctaaatatattgagtaaatattttaaaataaacatacatttatttatttacgcaagaaataagttataatatggaaattaaatcgagataaaagatatatatgtaacttttttttttggaaatttacAGTCTggtaaagtaaaaaaaaaaaaaaaaaggggagtCACTGACGGTAAAACAGGAGTGCGGTGGCTGCACATATAAACTCCTGGATTCACTCACTGATGCCTGAACAACTTTTCTGGGGTTGCTTTTCCTTGTGAAGAAATCTCAaagtttcctctttatttttatttttattcttcctctctaaaattaactcaaaaacaaagaaaggtAAAGGGGAAAAAGAGATGTCTTCTCCAAGCAAACGCCGAGAGATGGACTTGATGAAActgtaaaatttgtttttttacccaaatttttatctaatagaaattcttaatattgtatttgtttttggttttaattttatttattttttgggggCTTATTTTTACTAGGATGATGAGTGACTACAAGGTGGAGATGATCAATGATGGCATGCAAGAATTTTATGTTGAATTCAATGGACCAAAAGacagtaaaaaaaaatcccttCTTTAAACcctcttttaattttcatttattttcatgatCTATCTCTTTACTTTTGCTCAAAACTTGATTTTATTGGGTTTTTCTCATTCATCTCAAAAGTTATCTTCTTTTCTTCGCGTGGAAAGTATGTTGACCGTCTTGTTATTGTTACTAGGTTTGAATATTAATGTTTATCTGtatatttgtgttttgtgttCTTATTTGAGCTGCCccgttttttatttctttgaaatttgtGAATGAGAATAGGATTTATTGATAGATTTGCGTCTCGGGTATTTGATATGGAAATATAACAGGTCCTTATCATGGTGGTGTATGGAAGATTAGGGTGGAACTCCCAGATGCTTATCCTTATAAATCTCCATCAATTGGCTTTATAAACAAGATCTATCACCCGAATGTTGATGAAATGTAAGGTTTTTTGGATGTTGAAATGTTCTAAATTTGGCTTTTAAATGCTCCGTTATTGTTTAATATGTCTTTGAACTATGAGTTTCAGGTCTGGTTCAGTTTGTTTGGATGTCATCAATCAGACTTGGAGCCCTATGTTCGGTAAGCATTGTACACTATATTTGGTTTTCttgattctttcttgttttaatgCTGTTAATATTACTCTTGGAACTCGACAATTGCattaacttgtttatttttttcaactcTTCTGTTCGATTTTTAGATCTGGTAAATGTCTTTGAAGTGTTTCTTCCTCAACTTCTTTTATATCCCAACCCATCGGATCCATTGAATGGAGAAGCTGCTGCTCTTATGATGCGTGATCGTGCTGCCTATGAACAAAGAGTTAAAGGTGAGCATTTTTGCTCAAGCTTTTCTATGAGTTAACAGTCCTGTAGCAGTGAGCTTACAAGAAATTTTTGTGGCCATTCATGTTGTTAAAAGAACTCACATGAGGCCACGAGTCTCACATG
This genomic window contains:
- the LOC105801918 gene encoding ubiquitin-conjugating enzyme E2 4 isoform X2 codes for the protein MIYLFTFAQNLILLGFSHSSQKLSSFLRVESMLTVLLLLLGPYHGGVWKIRVELPDAYPYKSPSIGFINKIYHPNVDEMSGSVCLDVINQTWSPMFDLVNVFEVFLPQLLLYPNPSDPLNGEAAALMMRDRAAYEQRVKEYCEKYAKPEDIGAKAEEKSSDEELSEDEYAASDDEEIAGKPDP
- the LOC105801918 gene encoding ubiquitin-conjugating enzyme E2 4 isoform X1 encodes the protein MSSPSKRREMDLMKLMMSDYKVEMINDGMQEFYVEFNGPKDSPYHGGVWKIRVELPDAYPYKSPSIGFINKIYHPNVDEMSGSVCLDVINQTWSPMFDLVNVFEVFLPQLLLYPNPSDPLNGEAAALMMRDRAAYEQRVKEYCEKYAKPEDIGAKAEEKSSDEELSEDEYAASDDEEIAGKPDP